GGCAAGCACGCACACGCCCGCATTCGGGATAATGTGGCATACGCCAGTATACTTATCGTATCCCCAGTGATCCTCCAAATATTGACGGCAAGCGCGGAAATCCGATGGATGCTCCCGGTGGAAGTCCATCACCACGTGGACCACGCGCGCATAAGTGGAGTCATCCGGAATCATGCGAAGTCCTTCCGCAATAATCTCATCCATGGATGAAGCATCAAAGGCTTTGGCTATGCAAGCAGCCATGAAGCGGGCGCCGTACAGCCCGTTGCCGTCGTGCGAAACACTGGCGGCTTTTTCCGCATAATCCGCCGCTTTCTCCGCCTGACCCGGGAACAGCAGGCCCCAGGAATCGATGAAGATCTGGCCGCCGATCTGCTCCGCCATCTCCGTGCCGTTGACCTCAATCGAACCGGAGCGCGGGGCTGAAATGCCTTTGCGCAGATTAACATAAGCACGGTGCTCCGTACTGATATCCTCGCCGCCCCACCAAAACATGCCAATCCCTTCCCTTGCGTAGTTGAGCCATGCCTTGCCCACATCCTCAGGCTCAAGCTCGCGGTCCGTCGCATCGTCATACAGCGCGCGAATAAAGAATACCGGTCCGTTCGCGTCATCGTCGGCGGCAAAGGTTTTGTACGGCTTCACGTAATCCCGGATATCGCCGTATACGTCCCGAATGCGTTCATACGTCCAAGCTACCGGTTCGATGGGAGCACCGAGTCTGATGCCAATGTTCATACCGATGAATCCCGCATATACCGTCTCTACATAATGTTTAGGTATCATTTGCTCTCCCTCCTGTATCAACCATTCCTCTACATCCGCTAAGCTGCAATAGCTTGTGAAAAACTATGGACTCACAATATTCTTCCGAGATTCATTGATGCGAAGATCATCCTCAATGATCTGCACAGCAATGGCGCTGAACCTGTCCGCGATGGCACACAGGTCCAAGCGGTTCACCTTATTCAACTGCTCGATATCTTCTTCGCGGATAACCTCACAACCATACATGGCGCCCAGGATGACCCCGGCCATAACGCCGATCGAGTCTGTGTCACGCCCGGAGTTAACCCCGTCCAGAATCGAACGATAGTAATCGCCGTCGTTGAGAACGATAAACGCTAGTGCCATCGGCAGCTCTTCAATCGACCATAGGCGGCTTGGCGTATAATGGTTGCTCGGGATGCCGACCTTGTCGATATGGCGACTCACGTCATCGCCCATCGGCGAATATTTGAGCATGATCGCTTGCAATACCTCGATCACTTTGTCCATGTCATCCCGCTGATGCCGCAATTCGCGGGCGGCTTGCGTCATTTCCACAATGGCTGCTTTCGTGCCGTCTTTTGCCAGGCTGATCGCGGTGCGGACAATATCGTCCACACTCACCCCCGGCTCAAAGGCCTTCGCCACGCAAGCAGCCAGAACGCCTGCGGCTTCCAGACCGTAGCTGCTCTGATGACCCATCGCAAACAGGATGGCCTCATCATAGGCCGCCTTGGGATTACCGGCATTGACGATCCCGATCGGGGCGATGTACATCGCCGCCCCGCAGTTCACCATATTCCCGATGCCCCCTTCTCTCGGATCGCAATTGGCCAACACATGACGCATGAAGATGTATTTTTCCGGATAGAACAACCGGTCAATGATCAACGTCTCCTCATTCAGCTCCGGGACAAACGTCTTGCGGAACGCAATCTCCTTCACGAATTCATTGCCCATATCATAGGCATCCAGATGCCGGCCTTCAGTAAGATAAACATTCATGAGCGCAATGGTCATCAGCGTATCGTCCGTGACAATCCCGTCGCCCCTTACCCGTCCAAGCCGGACGTCGGCGGGCAGATCCATCTTATGCCATCTTGTCATAAGAGATTCCACGCGTCCGTATTTGGACTTAATCTCCTCGTACGTCAATTTCTCGATTGGAGCTCCCATTGCGTCTCCGAGCGCGGTGGATATCACCACGCCCCTCACCCGGTCACGAAACGAAGTCATAGTCATAGGCTCCTTACTTGATGTTTTCGTTGGCATATTTCGTAATTTCTGCACCGCCTGCAGCATTCCAGGCTTCAACGAATTGGTCGAATTGGGACAAGTCTTTCTTGCCCGTAATAAAGTCCGTCGAGTATTCCTTGTACAGATTGTTCATTGCATCCCAATTCGCAATGAATTGCTCAGGAATGATGAAATTGTTGTCTTCCGTGTAGAATTCGGTAGCCATTTTCAACGATTCGGTTCCAGGCTCACCCAATAGCGGCGTTTTCAAAGGCGTTTCGGACTTGATCTCGGTCGGCTCCCAGAAACGCGCATACCATTCGCTGTAGTATTTCTCGTTCAGCTCGATCTCGCCGTCAACGACCTTATAATGCTCGTCTTCGAAACCGAGGCGGTCCAGCATTTGCCCCTTCGGACTTGCAAGGTAATCAAAGACCTTGAACGCTACGTCTTTATGCGGTGACTGCGAAGAGATCGCAAGCCCTCTGGATTCCTTCGTCACGT
Above is a window of Paenibacillus sp. FSL K6-1330 DNA encoding:
- a CDS encoding ADP-ribosylglycohydrolase family protein, translated to MTSFRDRVRGVVISTALGDAMGAPIEKLTYEEIKSKYGRVESLMTRWHKMDLPADVRLGRVRGDGIVTDDTLMTIALMNVYLTEGRHLDAYDMGNEFVKEIAFRKTFVPELNEETLIIDRLFYPEKYIFMRHVLANCDPREGGIGNMVNCGAAMYIAPIGIVNAGNPKAAYDEAILFAMGHQSSYGLEAAGVLAACVAKAFEPGVSVDDIVRTAISLAKDGTKAAIVEMTQAARELRHQRDDMDKVIEVLQAIMLKYSPMGDDVSRHIDKVGIPSNHYTPSRLWSIEELPMALAFIVLNDGDYYRSILDGVNSGRDTDSIGVMAGVILGAMYGCEVIREEDIEQLNKVNRLDLCAIADRFSAIAVQIIEDDLRINESRKNIVSP